A single region of the Stenotrophomonas sp. Marseille-Q4652 genome encodes:
- the aceE gene encoding pyruvate dehydrogenase (acetyl-transferring), homodimeric type has product MNWLNEVLNNDPNPVETQEWIESLKAVIDVEGPERAHQLLEGMVELTRRSGAYLPFSPTTEYVNTIEPHLEAKSPGNAELEWRIRSIIRWNAMATVVRANRKPGDLGGHIASFASAATLYDVGFNHFWRAPSENHPGDLLFIQGHSSPGIYARAFLEGRISEQQLDTYRMEVDGQGLSSYPHPWLMPDFWQTPTVSMGLGPLAAIYQAQFMKYLEHRGLIEPSDRKVWCFIGDGESDEPETLGAIALAGREGLDNLIFVVNCNLQRLDGPVRGNGKIIQELEGVFRGGGWNVIKLLWGSYWDPLLAKDTNGVLKRLMMETVDGEYQNCKAFGGAYTRENFFGKYPETRAMVASLSDDDIWRLNRGGHDPHKVYAAYHEAVNTKGMPTVILAKTVKGYGMGSAGESLNPTHQTKKLDDEAVRHFRDRFNIPVSDEQLKDGQVPFYHPGENSPEVQYLKERRAALGGFLPQRRRKSEEQFTAPKLETYERLLKESGERTYSTTMAFVQTLNITLRDKQIGPRIVPIVADEARTFGMEGLFRQIGIYAPFGQKYKPVDADQLMYYREEETGQVLQQGISEPGAIASWMAAGTSYSVSNVAMLPFYIYYSMFGFQRVGDLAWMAADMRTRGFLLGGTAGRTTLNGEGLQHEDGFSHIVAGGIPNVRSYDPTFGYEVTVIVQHGTKAMMEDQVDEYYYITLMNENYTHPAMPEGAAEGIIKGMYLLTDAGKPKKGELRVQLLGSGTILREAIAAAELLDKDFGVTADIWSATSFNELRRDGFDVERYNRLHPEAEQRKPYVTNLLEGRQGPVIAATDYVRAYADQIRAFVPASYTVLGTDGFGRSDTRANLRRFFEVDRYYIAHAAIAALAKDGKMTAKDVARAIKQYNIDPEKANPVGV; this is encoded by the coding sequence ATGAACTGGTTGAACGAGGTGCTTAACAACGACCCGAATCCTGTGGAAACCCAGGAATGGATCGAGTCGCTGAAGGCCGTTATCGATGTGGAGGGCCCAGAGCGCGCGCATCAGTTGCTGGAAGGCATGGTCGAGCTGACCCGACGCTCCGGTGCCTACCTGCCGTTCTCGCCCACCACCGAGTACGTCAACACCATCGAGCCGCACCTGGAGGCCAAGAGCCCGGGCAACGCCGAGCTGGAATGGCGCATCCGTTCGATCATCCGCTGGAACGCGATGGCGACCGTCGTGCGCGCCAACCGCAAGCCGGGCGACCTGGGCGGCCACATCGCCTCCTTCGCCTCGGCTGCCACGCTGTATGACGTCGGCTTCAACCACTTCTGGCGCGCACCGAGCGAGAACCACCCGGGCGACCTGCTGTTCATCCAGGGCCACAGCTCGCCGGGCATCTATGCCCGCGCTTTCCTGGAAGGCCGCATCAGCGAGCAGCAGCTGGACACCTACCGCATGGAGGTCGACGGCCAGGGCCTGTCGTCCTACCCGCACCCGTGGCTGATGCCCGACTTCTGGCAGACCCCGACCGTCTCCATGGGCCTGGGCCCGCTGGCGGCCATCTACCAGGCGCAGTTCATGAAGTACCTCGAGCATCGCGGCCTGATCGAGCCGTCCGACCGCAAGGTCTGGTGCTTCATCGGCGACGGCGAGTCCGACGAGCCGGAAACCCTGGGCGCGATCGCCCTGGCCGGCCGCGAAGGGCTGGACAACCTGATCTTCGTGGTCAACTGCAACCTGCAGCGCCTGGACGGCCCGGTGCGCGGCAACGGCAAGATCATCCAGGAACTGGAAGGCGTGTTCCGTGGCGGCGGCTGGAACGTCATCAAGCTGCTGTGGGGCTCGTACTGGGATCCGCTTCTTGCGAAGGACACCAACGGCGTGCTCAAGCGCCTGATGATGGAAACCGTCGACGGCGAGTACCAGAACTGCAAGGCGTTCGGCGGCGCGTACACGCGCGAGAACTTCTTCGGCAAGTACCCGGAGACCCGCGCCATGGTCGCCAGCCTGTCCGACGACGACATCTGGCGCCTCAACCGTGGTGGCCATGACCCGCACAAGGTCTACGCCGCGTACCACGAGGCGGTGAACACCAAGGGCATGCCGACCGTGATCCTGGCCAAGACGGTCAAGGGCTACGGCATGGGCAGCGCCGGCGAGTCGCTCAACCCTACCCACCAGACCAAGAAGCTCGACGACGAGGCCGTGCGCCACTTCCGCGACCGCTTCAACATCCCGGTGTCCGACGAGCAGCTCAAGGACGGCCAGGTGCCGTTCTACCACCCGGGCGAGAACTCGCCGGAAGTGCAGTACCTCAAGGAGCGCCGCGCCGCGCTGGGCGGCTTCCTGCCGCAGCGTCGCCGCAAGAGCGAGGAGCAGTTCACCGCGCCCAAGCTCGAGACCTACGAGCGCCTGCTGAAAGAGAGCGGCGAGCGCACCTACTCCACCACCATGGCCTTCGTGCAGACGCTCAACATCACGTTGCGCGACAAGCAGATCGGTCCGCGCATCGTGCCCATCGTGGCCGACGAGGCGCGCACCTTCGGCATGGAAGGCCTGTTCCGGCAGATCGGCATCTACGCCCCGTTCGGCCAGAAGTACAAGCCGGTCGATGCCGACCAGCTGATGTACTACCGCGAGGAGGAAACCGGCCAGGTGCTGCAGCAGGGCATCAGCGAGCCGGGCGCCATCGCCTCGTGGATGGCCGCCGGCACCAGCTACTCGGTGTCCAACGTGGCCATGCTGCCGTTCTACATCTACTACTCGATGTTCGGCTTCCAGCGCGTGGGCGACCTGGCGTGGATGGCGGCGGACATGCGTACCCGCGGCTTCCTGCTCGGCGGCACCGCCGGCCGCACCACGCTCAACGGCGAGGGCCTGCAGCACGAGGATGGCTTCAGCCACATCGTCGCCGGCGGCATCCCGAACGTGCGTTCGTACGACCCGACCTTCGGCTACGAAGTCACCGTCATCGTCCAGCACGGCACCAAGGCGATGATGGAAGACCAGGTCGATGAGTACTACTACATCACCCTGATGAACGAGAACTACACCCACCCGGCCATGCCGGAGGGTGCAGCCGAGGGCATCATCAAGGGCATGTACCTGCTCACCGACGCCGGCAAGCCCAAGAAGGGCGAGCTGCGCGTGCAGCTGCTGGGCAGCGGCACCATCCTGCGCGAAGCCATTGCCGCGGCCGAACTGCTGGACAAGGATTTCGGCGTCACCGCCGACATCTGGTCGGCCACCAGCTTCAACGAACTGCGTCGCGATGGGTTTGATGTGGAACGCTACAACCGCCTGCATCCGGAAGCCGAACAGCGCAAGCCGTACGTCACCAATCTGCTGGAAGGCCGCCAGGGCCCGGTCATCGCCGCCACCGATTACGTGCGTGCGTATGCCGACCAGATCCGCGCCTTCGTCCCGGCCAGCTACACCGTGCTGGGCACCGACGGCTTCGGCCGCTCGGACACCCGCGCCAACCTGCGCCGCTTCTTCGAGGTGGACCGCTACTACATCGCCCACGCGGCGATTGCGGCCTTGGCCAAGGATGGGAAGATGACCGCGAAGGACGTGGCCCGGGCGATCAAGCAGTACAACATCGATCCGGAGAAAGCGAACCCTGTGGGGGTTTGA